ATTGTCAAGCAGCCGCGAATCAAAACTGGAGAAAAATACCAGGCAGTTTCAGAAGCTGTTCTCACTTACTGACGATGAAGTGGAACTGTGTTTGTTCATATTTCTAATAGAAAGCTGGGATCAGTTCAGGCAAATCTTTCACAGCCACCTTGAGGTAACTACTTATCCAGGCCATAAGTTCCTGTGTGCTGCTCTTGGCATCACCCAGGCCAGGCTGGCCAAAACTACTGGAGGCAATCTCAAAAAGCTGGAAATCATCTCCCAGGAACATTATGGTCTGGAAATGAACAGTGATTTTCTGAGCATGTTCATTGATCCTTCAAATCGTATCTCCCATGATAATCTGTACAGACAAGCAAAACCAAGTGAAATACCCTTAAGCTTTCACATGATCTCCCCGCACGAGGTCAACCATATAGAGTTGCTGCTGCAGGAAAAAAGGCAGGTTCCCACCCATATCCTTTTGTATGGACCTCCAGGAACAGGCAAGACCAGTTTTGCCAGGGCCATGGTCGAACATCTTGCAGTGCCGGCATACGACATCATGCAGGAAAAAAAGAACAGGTCCAGTAAGAGAAGAGCTGCCATGCAGGCCTGCCTGAATATGACGAACAACGGTCAAGGATCAGTGATCATTGTTGATGAGGCCGACAGGATGCTCAATACTATAAGCCCATTTTTCTTTGAAGAGGCTCATGACAAGGGATGGCTGAACAGTTTTCTGGAAGAACCAGGGGTCCGGGCCATCTGGATTGTAAATAATACTGACGGCATTGAAGACTCTGTGCTGCGCCGCTTTTCCTACAGCCTGTATTTTCCCCATTTTTCAAGACAGAAGCGCATACAGCTCTGGAAAACCATAGTGGGTCACAACAAGGCTGGCAGGTATTTCAAAAAAGACACCATTCACAAGCTGGCAGAAAACTACAAGGTAAGTCCTGGAATAATTGATCTGGCCATCAAGCAGGCAAGAGCAACAGACAAATCCGGGCTGTCATTTGCCAAAAGAGTCCGCATGTCCCTGGATGCCCATTTAAGGCTCAGCAACCAAGGGCTACTACCCAAAAAACAGGATAGTCTGGACCGCGATTTCACCCTTGAAGGGCTGAACATTCATGGCGATATCCAGGAAACCATAGACCAGCTTGAGTACTTCAACACACAAATCAGACAAGGCCAGGACTATAAAGTACTGCAGTACAATCTCCTGTTTTACGGTCCTCCCGGCACAGGAAAAAGTCAGCTGGCCAAGTATCTGGCCAAAGAGCTGGACCGGGACATAATGATCAGGCGAGGTAGTGATCTGTTGGGTATGTTTGTAGGAGAAACAGAAAAGCTTATTGCCAGGATGTTTGCCGAGGCAGAGGCCAGAGAAGCAGTCCTGGTAGTGGATGAGGCCGACTCATTCATCTTTGGCAGAGAGATGGCTCATAGATCATGGGAAGTGAGCATGGTCAATGAGTTTCTGACCTGCATGGAAAGCTATCAGGGCATACTCATCTGCACCACCAATAGATTCAAGGGGTTGGATAATGCATCCATACGCCGGTTTAATCAAAAGCTGTACTTTGATTGCCTGAACAATAACGGGGTCGAGATATTTTACAGAAAGTTTCTCTCACCCTTGTGCGATGACAAGATGCTGCCCGAGCACCTGACAAGGCTGGGCAGGCTGACCAACTTGACTCCGGGAGATTTCAAAAACATCCGGGATATCCATATTATGAGGAGCAATACAGTCAATCATAAATCACTCTTAGCCGCCCTTGAACAGGAATCCAGGCTCAAAGAACAGCAGGAAGGCAAAAAATGTGGGTTTTAACTATGGAACCAGGCATCAGATCATTCAAGGCTCTTGTTTTAACATTTGGCAAAAACTCTGTCAGTCTGGCCGGTGCAGTTGAAGACAGAGTGTTTCAGTTGATGAATTACTGGTCAAATTTAGACTCCGGCAGACAATGGGTCAGTCTGAAGGGCCAGGGGAGCCCAATGATAAATATCTGTTCAGCACACAATACTGTGCTCAGTAGCGACGTCTTTGAAGGCTATGACTATATATTCCTGATAGGTGACCTTGACTCTGCAGAAGTATTGGCAGTCAGGGAAGCCATTAGAAAGATATACCTTGAAAAGAATATTTTTATAACATTTCTGATGTCAACCCAGGGAAAAAGAATCAGCAATCTCTTTGAAAACGAGTGCAGTCCTCTTTGCCATGGAAATAAACTACTCACCAGGGAATTGGTGGTGGAGTTTGTCCATGACTACTGCGCATTGAATATTTTTCCAAATGTGATTTCAGTTGATTTCTTCGATTACGGACATAAGATGAAGGGCAAGACCATCTACCTGGATTATATAGATTTTAATCCTGAGTCACTCTCCATAAACATGAACTGGAGGGCCATGCCCAGTTCAAAACATTGTCTAAGCATCATTTTCATAGAACCTGAACATCATTTGCCTGATAAGTTTTCAATGCTCGTTGAAAATCTTATCGAGTGTATAAACTCGGACCTATATATTACGGATGTCGCTTACATCGGAAGGAACAGGATATTGTGTCTGTTCTACTGAGAGCTTTTCATTAACCAGACTCGAAGACATTCATCAGTCATCCTGTCAAATCCACCTTGGGATAGATTGTAATCTGGCCCAAGTTTGTTTATGGGATGTAATTTACCATGACCCACAAGCTGTCAAAATCCAAAATTCTTTCAGGAATCCAATGTCCAAAGCGGCTCTGGTTAGAAGTCCATCGCCCCGACCTGCTTGAATATGATCAAAGCACTCTGGCCAGGATGAACTCCGGGCATCAGGTGGGTGAGCTGGCCTGTATCTATCTTGCTCCTGGGGGACAATATATCGGCCTGGAAAATGGTTTTGGCCATGCCCTGGAAGAAACAGGAAAGCTCCTTGACTCTGATGCGCCAAAGCCTCTTTATGAGGCCACCTTTGCTCATGACGGAGTGCTTGTGCGCTCTGATATTGTCATCCCCACCAAATCAGGCCTTCTGGTCACTGAAGTCAAATCATCCACCAGTGTAAAGCAATATCACTTGTGGGACTGCGCTGTTCAGTACATGGTCATTAATGGCCTGGGCCGAAATGTGCGCGGTATCCAGGTGGCAACCATTGACTCATCATTTGTTTATCCCGGGGACGGCGATTATCAGGGGCTGATGCGTGTAGAAGATGTAACTGATGAAGTACTGAAGCTGCAGCCGGAGATTCATGAATGGACCAGGCAGTGCCTGGACACATTGCAGGGTGCAATTCCTGAAGTAGATCCCGGGGTGCATTGCACAACTCCTTTTGGTTGTCCGTTTTCAGAAATATGCGCTCCAGAGGATGGTCCGGAATTTCCCCTGGAATGCCTGCCCCGAATCAGAGATCATTTGCTTGAGCAGCTTAGACAGGAAGGTTTCCAGGACATCCGTGACATTCCTGAAGACAGGCTGCAAAGTTCCAACCATGAACGGGTCAGAAGGGTGACTGTATCAGGCAGGCCTGAGCTTTTGCCTGGTGCTGAATCAACCCTTGGTTCTCTTCCATATCCCAGGTATTTCCTTGATTTTGAAACAGCCCAGCTTGCTGTTCCAGTCTGGGCTGGAACCAGACCATACCAGCAGCTTCCCTTTCAATGGTCCTGTCATGTTGAAGACGCACCAGGAAGGATTCGCCATTTGGAATTCCTGGACCTGACAGGAGATTCGCCCCTGCTCGAGTTTGCCAGGTCCCTGATTGCCGCCTGTGGACAAAGCGGTCCCATATTTGTTTACGGGAATTTTGAAGCGCGCATTCTCAGGGAACTGATGGCCATGTTCCCTGATCTGACGGCCTGGCTTGACGGCCTTGTTCAACGGATTGTGGACGTGCTGCCCATTGTGCGTCAGCACTACTACCACCCTCATATGTATGGAAGCTGGTCCATAAAAGCAGTGCTGCCCTGTCTGGCCCCTGACCTTGATTACAGCAGGCTTGACGGAGTCCAGGACGGCGGTCAGGCCCAGGAGGCTTATGCGGAAGCGGTTGACCCCAAAACAACATCCCACCGCAAAAAGGAGCTGCAACGAAATTTGTCAGCATATTGTAAAATGGATACCCTCGCTCTGGTCAAAATCATTGAGGCTTTAAGCGGCAACAAGTAACAAAAAAATCAGCAAATTAAAGACACATGCAAGAGCAACAATGCCCAGTATCCAACGTCCAGTGTCTTCAGCCTTCAACCTAAAATTATGTATTCACCCCAATTATTTGATTCTTTTTTAATAAGGATAATCCCATATGCTTAAACTCACCTTTGATCCATCATTTGACCAGGGTTACTGGCCTGGACCATTAGCTGACAAAAGGGCAACCACCGGCGAGATGTGGGTTGGCCCACTGGGTCTTCTAAATGCCCTGGAGACCATGACCGGCCTGAGCGGGCCAGGTATTCCACCTATTTTGCTGGCAGCTTCACTGGTTCCTGAAATCCACTCCAGACAAGGATTCTGGAGTGGATCAGCTGAGGTTGATCCCCTGGGCACAGCCACCAGGCTTTTGCAGTGGCGGGACTATCTTTGCCTGCATGGCTGGCAGGGACAGAAATGCAGCGATCGTCTTGGCCAGCTGGCCCTTGTCACCAAAGATGTTCTTCCAGGTATTCCAGACAGGCTCCTGGCTTTGAAAAGATATATCGGCTCTGCCGACAACACTGTATCCAGCCTGACTCTGCTGCAACCACTGGATGAATTGCCCCTTTGCCTGCAGGAGGTCATACTTGCCCTGAAAAACTCCGGGACTGCTGTAACCCACAAAGAGATTGCCGCATCCAAGGCCGAAGGAGACCTGGCTGCTTCACGTAAGAAAGGGTTTGTGCCCCAATCTGACGGCTCCTTACAGATGCTGCGCCCCCAGACTCCGGCCCAGGCCGCCCATGAGACTGCTGCCTGGCTCTCCGGGCTCGACAATCTGGACAGCACGGTCATCATCGGCCCGGACAGTATTCTGGATGAAGCCCTGCACCGATTTGGTCTGCCCTGTACCGGAGCGGGCATCCCGGTTTATGACAACGCCCTGCTGCAGATTCTTCCCCTTGTTCTGGAAATGGCCTGGAATCCTCCTGATCCTCAAAGGGCATTGGAGCTTTTGATCCTGCCGGAAAGCCCTGTTCCAAGGAGTATTGCCATGCGTCTGGCAGGAGCTTTGCACAATTATCCGGCTGTAGGTTCTGAAGCGTGGCAGGAAAAGATGCATGAGGGGCTGGAGAGTATTGAGGACGGAGACCGGCGCAGCAGGATTCAGGCCAGAGTAGAGGCTGTTTTCAAGTCCAGTATTTCTCAGGGCCATTATCCTGCTTCTGAAATCATATCCCGCATTGATCTGATCCGGGAGTGGGCCAGAGGCCGGATGGAATACGGCGCTGATGATCTGAACTGGCAGCCTCTCATTGCCCAGCTGGAAAATGCCCGGCGTCTGGTAGACCTCTCGGGTTTGCAGTCTTTCACAGCCCCGCAAATAAAGCGCATGATTTATGATCTGACCCAGGAGAGTTCTCAGCTCCCGCTTTTTCCTTCCCAGGCAGGGCTTGCGCATGTGGGCAGTCCTGAATGCCTGACAGGCACTGCAAGGAATGTGATCTGGTGGTCCTTTAACCACAACTCTGTGCCGTCAGTCCTCCTGGATCCCTTTTCCCAGGCTGAGAAACAAGCTCTGAAAAGTGCCGGGGTAGTCCTGCCTGATCCGGGCAAGCTGGCAGAGCATAGTGCCCGGCGCTGGCAGCGCCCGCTGATGCTGGCTGAAAAAACTCTTCTTCTGGTTTGCCCTGAAAGCAGTTCTTCAGGTGAGGAACAATTCCCCCATCCCATGTGGGACGAACTTGTGGGCAGGATGAAAGATGATAAGCAGGCATCAGGACTGCAAAGCCGGGAAGTCAATGCCCGTGTCAAACCTGTAAAGACTACAAGACAGTCCATGGATTTGCCCATGCCGACCTCAGAGTGGAGCATTGACAAGCCTGATTTAATTTCCAAACGCGTCAGAGAATCCGCAAACAGTCTTTCTAACCTGCTGTCGTGTCCTTTGCAGTGGGTCATAAACTATCAGGGACGGATATCCAGCGGCCTGAGTGCTGCACTTTCCGAACCTGAAGAACTGGAAGGCTGGTTTGTACACGAA
This genomic stretch from Desulfonatronovibrio magnus harbors:
- a CDS encoding AAA family ATPase, whose amino-acid sequence is MPVRRRRLPSASFYPQDQTMDKNDCFVAGQGAKYLENILTRYPHLDASTMGFACWILGSSLMTLTDRVTAMLSKSQAIRLQEELEDALDHFDYGEYLVKAINHNRNKHNRIVKEVCHMLQHRQHELSSSRESKLEKNTRQFQKLFSLTDDEVELCLFIFLIESWDQFRQIFHSHLEVTTYPGHKFLCAALGITQARLAKTTGGNLKKLEIISQEHYGLEMNSDFLSMFIDPSNRISHDNLYRQAKPSEIPLSFHMISPHEVNHIELLLQEKRQVPTHILLYGPPGTGKTSFARAMVEHLAVPAYDIMQEKKNRSSKRRAAMQACLNMTNNGQGSVIIVDEADRMLNTISPFFFEEAHDKGWLNSFLEEPGVRAIWIVNNTDGIEDSVLRRFSYSLYFPHFSRQKRIQLWKTIVGHNKAGRYFKKDTIHKLAENYKVSPGIIDLAIKQARATDKSGLSFAKRVRMSLDAHLRLSNQGLLPKKQDSLDRDFTLEGLNIHGDIQETIDQLEYFNTQIRQGQDYKVLQYNLLFYGPPGTGKSQLAKYLAKELDRDIMIRRGSDLLGMFVGETEKLIARMFAEAEAREAVLVVDEADSFIFGREMAHRSWEVSMVNEFLTCMESYQGILICTTNRFKGLDNASIRRFNQKLYFDCLNNNGVEIFYRKFLSPLCDDKMLPEHLTRLGRLTNLTPGDFKNIRDIHIMRSNTVNHKSLLAALEQESRLKEQQEGKKCGF
- a CDS encoding DUF2779 domain-containing protein translates to MTHKLSKSKILSGIQCPKRLWLEVHRPDLLEYDQSTLARMNSGHQVGELACIYLAPGGQYIGLENGFGHALEETGKLLDSDAPKPLYEATFAHDGVLVRSDIVIPTKSGLLVTEVKSSTSVKQYHLWDCAVQYMVINGLGRNVRGIQVATIDSSFVYPGDGDYQGLMRVEDVTDEVLKLQPEIHEWTRQCLDTLQGAIPEVDPGVHCTTPFGCPFSEICAPEDGPEFPLECLPRIRDHLLEQLRQEGFQDIRDIPEDRLQSSNHERVRRVTVSGRPELLPGAESTLGSLPYPRYFLDFETAQLAVPVWAGTRPYQQLPFQWSCHVEDAPGRIRHLEFLDLTGDSPLLEFARSLIAACGQSGPIFVYGNFEARILRELMAMFPDLTAWLDGLVQRIVDVLPIVRQHYYHPHMYGSWSIKAVLPCLAPDLDYSRLDGVQDGGQAQEAYAEAVDPKTTSHRKKELQRNLSAYCKMDTLALVKIIEALSGNK
- a CDS encoding PD-(D/E)XK nuclease family protein; the protein is MLKLTFDPSFDQGYWPGPLADKRATTGEMWVGPLGLLNALETMTGLSGPGIPPILLAASLVPEIHSRQGFWSGSAEVDPLGTATRLLQWRDYLCLHGWQGQKCSDRLGQLALVTKDVLPGIPDRLLALKRYIGSADNTVSSLTLLQPLDELPLCLQEVILALKNSGTAVTHKEIAASKAEGDLAASRKKGFVPQSDGSLQMLRPQTPAQAAHETAAWLSGLDNLDSTVIIGPDSILDEALHRFGLPCTGAGIPVYDNALLQILPLVLEMAWNPPDPQRALELLILPESPVPRSIAMRLAGALHNYPAVGSEAWQEKMHEGLESIEDGDRRSRIQARVEAVFKSSISQGHYPASEIISRIDLIREWARGRMEYGADDLNWQPLIAQLENARRLVDLSGLQSFTAPQIKRMIYDLTQESSQLPLFPSQAGLAHVGSPECLTGTARNVIWWSFNHNSVPSVLLDPFSQAEKQALKSAGVVLPDPGKLAEHSARRWQRPLMLAEKTLLLVCPESSSSGEEQFPHPMWDELVGRMKDDKQASGLQSREVNARVKPVKTTRQSMDLPMPTSEWSIDKPDLISKRVRESANSLSNLLSCPLQWVINYQGRISSGLSAALSEPEELEGWFVHEIVSIFLKKFRHDPGISTDEVERIFDEQGPRLGARFFLPGFDHIRARVRNTTKAAVAQILELISQGDFKIRNVEDSLSKLVPDLDLTLEGTPDLVLDSPLAVVDFKRGGMNFRQKELENGASVQLAVYSRLLCRKNYKNMPPAAYFMLLQGQLITTYPGLFPDSMPVNGPVLEETWEAAVKGYNDTWEELEQGKVRAPGNDEESPKESGIFEGRLQLAPCAFCGLGNLCGKAFGES